The Raphanus sativus cultivar WK10039 chromosome 2, ASM80110v3, whole genome shotgun sequence genome includes a region encoding these proteins:
- the LOC108841557 gene encoding uncharacterized protein LOC108841557 isoform X3: MDIEAALQVDSAEENNRVGVVVPAGQNTDGVEILDIMEQELKDEVQESTPIPDVQQVKPEFVAHLQIVDLPANVIFIAGYKAILHIHSAVEECEIIELISQIDLKTRKPMKTKKIMHVSKNGTAVVCRIQVSNSIRVENFSDFLQFGKFTLRTQATGKTIAVGIVTEFTCASSSA; the protein is encoded by the exons ATGG ATATTGAGGCCGCATTACAGGTTGATTCCGCAG AAGAAAACAATAGAGTTGGAGTTGTCGTTCCGGCAGGTCAGAACACGGATGGAGTTGAGATATTGGATATAATGGAACAAG AACTGAAAGATGAGGTTCAAGAATCAACGCCAATCCCTGATGTGCAACAAG TCAAGCCTGAGTTCGTTGCCCACCTACAAATCGTTGATCTGCCTGCCAAT GTGATTTTTATAGCTGGTTACAAGGCTATTCTTCACATTCATTCAGCTGTTGAGGAATGTGAGATAATTGAATTGATAAGCCAAATTGACTTGAAGACGAGGAAAcccatgaaaacaaaaaaaattatgcatgtGTCCAAGAATGGTACTGCTGTGGTCTGCCGTATACAG GTTAGCAATTCAATCCGTGTTGAAAATTTCTCAGATTTTCTGCAGTTTGGAAAATTCACTCTACGAACTCAAG CTACAGGGAAAACAATTGCTGTTGGAATAGTGACTGAGTTCACATGTGCTTCCTCAAGCGCTTGA